TCCAAATAGTAGGCAGATAACGGGCGTCATCACAAGTGGGCATAAAATTCGGCAAAGCGTTCCTTATCGTGGTTGGACATGCGCTGAATGCCATAACGCGCTTTCCAGAGTTGTCGAATGGCCAGTTCAACGCGGGAGCGCGTGGCTTTCAACGCAATGGCCCATAAATGGGCAACAAAAGCGCAGCCTCGTGTCCTGGTGTCGATATCCAGCCAATAAAGCGCCTGCTTGAATCGCTTCAATTCGTCTTTTTTAAGTAAATAAGCCATGCGCGAATCCGGGGCAAGCAAACCGCGACGCGTTAACAGCCTTCGTATGAGCGAATGGAATCGTGCCGAATCCTGCCGATGGCCGCCATAATGGACGTTAATGGATTTGAAATGCACTTTCAGAGGGTGTGTTGCCGGGCAAAGGGATTGCATCTCATCCAGAATAGCCACAAGGGTTTGTTGGATATGACTCACCTGGAGTTGTTTTGGAAAAATTAAATACTCCAGTTTTGCATCCAGAAGCAAATATTGTATCAGGGGCGGATTTTCCCTGCCTTGAGGCAACCAGCGAATCGCTGCCCGGTAATACCGTTTTTTATCCATCATGTCTGAGCTGCAAGGGATGTCTTTAAATTATAGCCCGGGCAACGAGTCGTCCGCTTAGTGCCTCACGGAGAAGGCAGCATCCCTGAGTCGTTGAAGGCCTTGATGGTACAGAAACCCTTGGTGACTAATTCAAGGCCGATTTCCAAACGAGTGCACAAGGCCTTTAAGTTGTTTTTAAGCGGCACCATGGCTTCTCTGTCTGCACCCTCAGTAAAAAAGTTCAGCAATTGGCTGACCGCTTCGTCCTGTTTGCTTTTTTCAGGCATTTCCTGAGCAATGAATAATTGACTTTGCGGCGGCAAGTGAAGTTTATACAGATTTGAATGCAGTTGCAGGACGCGTTGAGCCAGCAGGCAGAGCGCCTGTAATTGCTGATGGTAGTGAATCAGTTCCGTGAGTCCGTCCTCACCCACACGACGTAACAGGCCTTGATAGCCTGCATTGTCAGGGAAAATCTTGATAATCTGGTGGACGATGGCTTCATCCAGCGTTTTAATCGTTTGAGTGAATGATAAGGTCACAAGCGGCAAGGCCTGCTGTAATTTTAACTTCCCAGGTTCCACGGCCGGCTTAAAAAACCAGTTGGCGGTCGAGATCAGTATGCCTGGCATCCAGGGCCAGGGGCTTTTTGCGGTCTCATCGGGCGACAGCAATTCTTTTTTAACTTGAGCAGACGAATGGTCCAGCACCATTTGAAAGGCGCTGGAATAATTCGAAAGAAGAGTGGTTAAGGTTAATTTTGGATTCGCTAAGGCATATTCCAGAGCGTGCAACTGCACCATTCCCGCTTTCACACGCTCCTTTTCGAGTTGGAGACGCTTAAGAGTTTTCAGGGCTGTGCAATCCTCGGTAATGACACCATGCAATTGTGCCAGTTTGCCCTGATGGGTTTTCTTTTGATGAGCAATTGACTGGTATTTTTGTTGGAAAGCCTCAAGCCAAGGCGGTTGCTGATGGAGCAGGACCTCTTCCTGCACAGGCGATTTTTGATCGCCCTGCGGGGCCAACTGTTGCCATTGCTCATGGGCGGCTTTTAATAATTTAAACGCCTCCTTGGCTATGTTTTGTAAGGGAATAAAACGCGAAGCCAGTGTTTTATTCAGGGTGCTCAGGTTGGATACGGTCGCGGTTAGCAATTTCAGTAACAGATAAAAGACCAGGCATAATTTTCTTGCTTCATCCCTGTCATGGTAGGCTTCAGGTTTCAGGCTTAACCATCGGTTTAAATGATCAATCAGCTCGAAAACCCCCTGTGCCGGGTTCTCACGTGGCATGGCGTAAAGCCTGGTGATGATGGCTTCAAGGGGTTTTAAACACAGGCTTTCTGCACCCGTGGAGTCTTTGAGTGTTTGCAGGTAATCGCTTAAGCGTAATTTTGCGAATAACAAGGTGCCGAAAGACCGGCCATTGAATTGATCGAGCGTTTTGAATAAACCCAAAGGCGCTTCGTTTAAATGAGCATCAATTGTCGACGGCTCTACCCCCTTCTCCTTCAGGAAATCAACCAGCAACAGGGCCGATTTCAGCAGGTGTTCTTCTTTCATGGCCGCATCCTGCCCTCGCCAATGACAAAAAGATGGCCAATAGGTCGACATTTTTTGATCGTCTAGCATACACGCGCTTATCAGGGGGATAATCAATCCCAAGCCATAAATTCTTCGATTTGAGTATCATAAAACTGCTTAAGCCGGCGCTTGATGGAACCGGTTTTGCCGGCAGACGCAGGATAAAGCGCGTCATCGAGGCTCACAAAGTGATAACCATTCTGACGATAAAGGTTAATAATATCCGGCAGAGCGTAAGCATTCAGCAGGTTGGCGTGGATCAATAAAATCTGGGGTTGATCCGGTTTGTGAATAACCCGGTTGTGTTCTTCGGCTTTGAGCGTCTGTTCCCAGATGAAATCGATATAACAGGGTTTGAGCACGCCCATAAAAAAGCGGCGCTCTTTTTCAGGAACCGACATCAGCAATTGGTTAAAAACAAAATCACGGCTATCGATCGTGATCGGGGCCACATGGTAATGTTTTTTAGCGAGGTAATTCATCACACGCTCTTTTTTTTCACCCTGCCCCACCACCAGGTAAGGAAAGCGGAAATATTTAGGGCGCGTTAACACCGGCTTTAAAATGTTATCGGCCTGTTTGATCTCGTCGATGTAGGCCTGGGTGTCCATGCGGTTAAGATTGGCGTGGGTCAGCGTGTGGTTACCGACGCCAAATCCTGAATCGCGAAACTTCTTGAGCATGGGCATGTTGCCTTCGGTGACTTCACTGGCAATAACAAACCCTGTCGCAGGCACACCATTCGCCGTTAATGTTTCAATGATTTTATTAAGATGGAAATTTTTGCTTTCACCGACAAAAGGAAGATCATCGATAGTAATCGCCACCGCACGCTGGGCCTGAGTGATTGTTGTCGTTAGAAACAACAGTAAGCCCATCATTAATAAGGTTTTTTTAAAAAACAATCTATTCATCCGCTCGTTTCAGGTTAATTCACTGCACCGCATTAAACCAAAGGTCAATGCCAAAATGACCAAATAATAACACATAAGCCAACAATTATACATATTGGATTTTTTTAAGAAGAACGTGGCAGAGCGCACCCCCTGCCAGATCAGGATTCTATCCGCATTAAACGTTGAGATGCTCGTCATCACCGTTGTCGTGCTCCTCCACGACGGCATTGGCATCGCCCTTTATTTTCCCCAGCTGATCTTTCAGGGAATGCAAATGGTCGACCGCATCAATGCCTATCGGCAAAGGCTTAATCACAATGACCTGGGCTTCACGGGCCGCTTTCAGTATACGTGCGGACTCAAGCATGGCGGCAGCAAAACCTTCATTGAACTCACTCATGACACTGGACTGGTTAAAGGTGTCGACGGAGTGCTCAACCACCAGGTTGATGGCTTGGTTCTTACCGATAATATTGATGACTTTTTTTACCCGATCGTAGGCATCATCACAAGTGTGCAGGGGTTTTCCGGTCGTGGGATCGAGCTCCATTAATTGCGAGTCGTCATTACTGCTTAATACTTTGCTGGTCACGGTTTCCTTTTTCATGGAGACAACGACTTGTTTGTACAGATCGCCTGCCGAGGCATGGACCGGCACATGGGCACCGTAATCGGGGTTATACTGCGTGTCAAGGTAGTTTTTAAACCCATTGGCCGCCTCCTTGAACTCCTCCAATTTTTCACTTAAAGCTATGTTTTTAGCGTAATCGTCAAATATTTTAAAAAAATTCTTCTCGGGTGCAGCAGGAAATTTGGTTTGCAAATGAGTCAATAACGCATTCGAAATATCATCATCAGCCCCCGGATTATGTTGCGTCTCATAACCAGTTATTTCTTTCGTCAATGCGGCGACGAAGGCATCAGTCTTATCGCGATAAGCACAGGTTTCGATCGCATGCTGCACGTAGGCATTAACCCAGGGGTAGTGGCCAAGCGCTTCCTGCACATCCGCCAGCGCAGGATTAGGCCCCAGAGCCTGCAGTTCGGTACTGCAGGCAAGAATTTGTTGATCCAGCAGGTCGGTGCGAAGATTGTTTACCGTATCGTCCAACTGGCTGTTTTGATCCAGGACTAATTTCACACCCTGATAAGTCAGGTTCGCCGGATTTTGCTGGGAATGGCGCGCATAGGCTTCCACCAGGTGCTGTTTAGCCAGGGCGTCATTCATGCCCACCAACTCGTTAAATTTAGTGCGCATGTCGCTGGGCTTGACCCTAAAGGCCTGAATTTCTTCGACACTGAAAAAGGGAATATTGTCCGCATGCTGCCGCCAGCGAACCAGGTTGTCAAATCCGTTGTGGCCACACTCCACGGAATCGGCCAGCATGATGCCATCATCTAACAGAAAATCACGGAATTCATTGGTAAAGGCCGCACTGTAACAGGAACCAAAAATAGCAGCCCCTGTATTCATGCCTTTGTCTTCCAGTTTGGCAATAATAGCCTGAACGGTTTTTTTCTTAAGGCCGCTTGTCTCTTCATCCACCTGGCCATTAAACCCGCCGCCGTGTCCGCCGCCCAAATAAAAAACGCTGACATGGCGATTTTGCTCATAATCTTCCAATTTACCTAAAATGTAGGCTTCTGCATCCTCCTTGTTGTGATCCAGATGCAGAATCAACTGATCCCCAGTATTTTGCCGGGCGGAGGCGTAAATAAAATCCCTGACGCTCGTTTCCCGCAGCAGACTAGCAGGAATGGCTTCGTTGTTATTCAGCTTGGTCTGAAATTCTTTTAATTTCGCGGGTGAAGCGTCGTTAATGACCAGCGGTCTTTTAAACTGACATAAAGCAATGATCGATGCCACTTCCGAGTCTGTCAGCGCAGACACGTTACGAATGATGAGGGCTGATTTATCCACGTGATTCTCCTTTCTTTACGCCATTCCATAACACCCCTTTTTCGGGGTGCAGGCTTATACAAAGCGGTTACTTTGGCCGACAGGCGAGCTGTTCTCACCCTTTTTCGATTGATTCTGGTAAAAGGAATAGGGGTTATGATTCGGGTACTCCCCTTTAACAAGCGCTTCATAGCGTTGTTTTACCCTTCCCATAAAACTTAATTCTTTTTGTTCGTCAGCCTCAAATTTCACTTTCTGGCCCAACGTTTCAAAAAGAATCTGAGCGACTTTGTCTGCACCGGTTAAACCAGACAGGCTCGAATCATCCAATCTTACGCTTTCAAGCTTCGGCGTATTGAGTTGTTTTAAGAACTGCTCAAGCGTGTATAAATCCAGTTTTTGCAGCGAATTATTGGCTAAATCAAACATCAACAGCCCGCTTTTGGCTAAAGAATTGGCAATAGCCAGTAAATCGTCCGGCTTGTTAGCGCCTAAATTGTTGACGCATAAAATCAATTTTTTAATGCTGGAATCTTTAAATGCCGCAATCAACAGGGCCAGATCCGCTTTCAGAAAACTCAGGCCGTTGTGCGATAAATCGACGGTTTCAATGCCAGGCGCATACTGCTTGATGGCTTCCACCATGGCAATTAATTCCGAAATTTTTCTCTTTCCAAGTTTCGAGCCAGCCAAATCCAGCGTCTTGTCAGATCCGTCCTCTTCTTTCTTTTCCCCTTGGGTCGGATTCATAAAAAATTGTTTAATTTGTTCGTCAAGGGGGATATTGGCTTTTAACTCAATCTTCATGTGATCCTCACAATAAAGTAATGTAATAGTCTATGGTAAACCGGACTTTATAAAATACAAGCCTGTTTGCGTAGGAATATGCCAAAATCAAGCGGCTTTTTTTGGGGATTGGTGGTAACCTACTTTTTTATTTACCTGACTGTTTTAGCAAGTGGTTCATTCCGTTTTTGAAATTCGCGGCCTGCGTTGTGAATTGGTCCGCAAACCCATAAAAAATTTACACCTGCGTGTCTATCCCCCGGATGGACGCATTCGCGTCAGTGCACCGTTGCGCATGAATCAAAAGACCATTGAACAATTTATTATCGCTAAACAGGATTGGATTGAACAAAGCCGTCAACGCTTTTTATCCCGGGTACCACCCGCACCGCGGCATTACAATGACGGGGAAATCCATTGCCTTTTTGGCCAGCCCTGCATTCTCACGATCAACCCGACCTCGAAACGCCCCTTTTGCTCACTCAATGGGCAATTTTTGTGTTTAAACATCGCAGCCGAAGCGTCTTATGAGGACAAAGCCTCGCTGATCGAGGGGTGGTATCGTGAACAACTCAGGGAGCAATTGAATGAACTCATCCCTCGCTGGGAAAAAATAATTGGGGTTAAAGCCAATGCCGTTGGCATTAAAAAAATGAAAACCCGCTGGGGCAGTTGCAACACCCGCACCGCACGCGTCTGGTTCAGCCTCATGCTGGCTGAAAAACCCCTGGCTTGTCTTGAATACGTGGTGGTGCATGAACTGGTGCATTTGCTGGAAGCAAGCCATAATCATCGCTTCCATGGCTTTATGAACCAGTTTCTTCCTGATTGGCAAAAACGAAAAGCCTTGCTGAATCGTTAATTGGAACAGGGGTTATTAGTCGCCGCACAGGCGTCATCACAATAAGCCAGGCTTTTTTCCACCTGAATGGTCGAATGGTGAATATTATGCTCTTCCTTAAGCTGTCTGACCAACCGTAAACGGGCATCATCGCTTAACTCCTGCTCAGGCATCCACAAGTGCACCGACAAGGCATTTTCCTTGGTGCTTAACGCCCAAATGTGTAAATCATGAACCTGCTCCACCCCTTTTTCCGCCTGCAGTAATTGCTGCACCGCCGTCCAGGAAATCCCGCGCGGAACCGCATCAATGATCAGACGGAAGCTATCCGTAAACAGCGTCCAGGTTCCTTTGAGAATGATAAAGGCAATCAGTAAGCCCACCAGCGGGTCAATCCACAGCCACTGGGTCCAGTACATTAATGCAGCCGAAATCACCACTCCGACAGAAATCAGCGCATCATAAAACAAATGCAGGTAGGCACCGCGAATATTCAAATCATCACTGCCACGAATGAATAAGGCCGCTGTTGTGCCGTTAACGACAATACCAAGGCCCGCCACCATCATGACTGACAAGGCTTCGATTTCGGAAGGAGAGAACAATTTATACATGGCTTCCGTTGCGATAATACCGCAGGAAAACACCAGCAAAACCCCGTTGGCCAATGCGGCAAGAATGGAGGTTTTTTTCATCCCGTAGGTCGTGTGTTCTGTCGGCAGCCGTTTGAGCAGCCCATTGGCTATCCACGCCAGGATCAAACTGAGCACATCTCCGAGATTGTGAATGGCATCCGCCAGCAGACTGGTGGAATTAGCCCAGTAAGCGTACAAAACCTGAATGATCACAAACACGCCGTTGGCGATGATGGAGATCAGGAAGGCTCGATTAAATTCAGCGGGCCCATGATGATGCTCATGAGCATGGCCTTCCCCGGAATGATGATGGTGGTGATGCCCCATGCGCTGTCCTATTGCTCGACTGAGCTGGAATCCGATGAATCCAGTTCATTGCTGTAATAATTAATACCAATTTTAATCCGATCACGCTCGTTTTGTTTACGCCAATTGTTCGTATCACGCAACGAATAAACGCAGCCGCAATATTCCTGCTTGTAAAAATTTTCACGCTTGGCAATTTCATACATGCGCGCCGCGCCGCCGTTTTTACGCCAATTGTAAGTCCAGTATTCGATGTGGGGATAACGGCTTGCCGCGCGGGTGCCGGCGTCATTAATCTGATTCATGTCCTTCCAGCGCGAAATACCCAGTGAACTGCTGATGACGGGAAAGCCGTGTTCATGCGCATACAGCGCCGTGCGTTCGAAACGCATGTCAAAACAGGCTGTGCAGCGTTTACCACGCTCAGGCTCCCACTCAAGACCCTTGACGCGGGCAAACCAGTTGTCTTTGTCATAATCCGCATCAATAAAAGGAATAGCATGCTTTTTGGCAAAGGCGATGTTTTCCTGCTTTCGGATTTCATATTCCTGCACGGGATGAATATTCGGGTTATAAAAAAAGATGGAAAAATCGATGCCTGAATGAAGCAGGGCTTCCATCACTTCCCCGGAGCAGGGTGCACAGCAGGAATGCAGCAGCAATTTGTCTGCGCCGTTGGGAAGAACCAGTTGTTCACGTTCAATCATGATGTGCTTTCCCCCCTGCTAATAAAATGTTCACGATAATAAGCCAATTCGGCGATGGAATCTTTGATGTCATCCAGGGCAAGATGTTTGGATTCTTTGGTGACGCCATTCATTAATTGTGGCCGCCAGCGCTTCACCAGTTCTTTGAGCGTACTGACATCCAGATTGCGATAATGGAAGAAGGCCGCGAGTTCCGGCATGTACTTGTAAAGAAAACGCCTGTCCTGGCAAATGCTGTTGCCGCACATGGGGGATTTGCCTTTGTCCAGGTATTGCTTTAAAAAATCAATGGTCATTTGTTCTGCCTGGGCTTCACTGACCGTTGATTCCTGAACCCGTTTCACCAGGCCGGATTGGTTGTGTTGCCGGGTATTCCAGTCATCCATCCCGGACAGCACCGCTTCGCTTTGATGAACAGCGATGACCGGACCTTCCGCCAGAATAGTAAGCTGTGAATCGGTCACGATGGTTGCGATTTCGATAATTCGGTCGCGTTCGGGTT
This region of Legionella taurinensis genomic DNA includes:
- a CDS encoding polysaccharide deacetylase family protein; translation: MMGLLLFLTTTITQAQRAVAITIDDLPFVGESKNFHLNKIIETLTANGVPATGFVIASEVTEGNMPMLKKFRDSGFGVGNHTLTHANLNRMDTQAYIDEIKQADNILKPVLTRPKYFRFPYLVVGQGEKKERVMNYLAKKHYHVAPITIDSRDFVFNQLLMSVPEKERRFFMGVLKPCYIDFIWEQTLKAEEHNRVIHKPDQPQILLIHANLLNAYALPDIINLYRQNGYHFVSLDDALYPASAGKTGSIKRRLKQFYDTQIEEFMAWD
- a CDS encoding M48 family metallopeptidase is translated as MVHSVFEIRGLRCELVRKPIKNLHLRVYPPDGRIRVSAPLRMNQKTIEQFIIAKQDWIEQSRQRFLSRVPPAPRHYNDGEIHCLFGQPCILTINPTSKRPFCSLNGQFLCLNIAAEASYEDKASLIEGWYREQLREQLNELIPRWEKIIGVKANAVGIKKMKTRWGSCNTRTARVWFSLMLAEKPLACLEYVVVHELVHLLEASHNHRFHGFMNQFLPDWQKRKALLNR
- a CDS encoding cation diffusion facilitator family transporter, whose amino-acid sequence is MGHHHHHHSGEGHAHEHHHGPAEFNRAFLISIIANGVFVIIQVLYAYWANSTSLLADAIHNLGDVLSLILAWIANGLLKRLPTEHTTYGMKKTSILAALANGVLLVFSCGIIATEAMYKLFSPSEIEALSVMMVAGLGIVVNGTTAALFIRGSDDLNIRGAYLHLFYDALISVGVVISAALMYWTQWLWIDPLVGLLIAFIILKGTWTLFTDSFRLIIDAVPRGISWTAVQQLLQAEKGVEQVHDLHIWALSTKENALSVHLWMPEQELSDDARLRLVRQLKEEHNIHHSTIQVEKSLAYCDDACAATNNPCSN
- a CDS encoding epoxyqueuosine reductase QueH yields the protein MIEREQLVLPNGADKLLLHSCCAPCSGEVMEALLHSGIDFSIFFYNPNIHPVQEYEIRKQENIAFAKKHAIPFIDADYDKDNWFARVKGLEWEPERGKRCTACFDMRFERTALYAHEHGFPVISSSLGISRWKDMNQINDAGTRAASRYPHIEYWTYNWRKNGGAARMYEIAKRENFYKQEYCGCVYSLRDTNNWRKQNERDRIKIGINYYSNELDSSDSSSVEQ
- the orn gene encoding oligoribonuclease, with protein sequence MKNNNNLIWLDLEMTGLEPERDRIIEIATIVTDSQLTILAEGPVIAVHQSEAVLSGMDDWNTRQHNQSGLVKRVQESTVSEAQAEQMTIDFLKQYLDKGKSPMCGNSICQDRRFLYKYMPELAAFFHYRNLDVSTLKELVKRWRPQLMNGVTKESKHLALDDIKDSIAELAYYREHFISRGESTS